One segment of Phaeacidiphilus oryzae TH49 DNA contains the following:
- a CDS encoding APC family permease produces MPSNVPSSSTAADAGARAEAAGTTLERSLSLRDLIVYGLLFIGPTAPMGVYGVLDAKSGGVSPLVFVVATVAMGFTAWSYARMSASVPRAGSVFAYATAGLGRTPGFIAGWMVGLDYLFIPSLAALFTGVATHALLPGLPMWLASGGAVVVITVLNLAGVRIAARVGMLMLAVEIVILAMFTVAAIVVLVHDGPARPWLSPFTGVNGFSVTAVVGAVSVAVLSFLGFDAIAGFAEENTGSSRQVGRALIFCLVLAGVLFVVQTYLGSLLTTATPAQLAAHPADQGSAFYTMLQHAISGWFGTTVTTVRAIGPIFSALVGQAAVSRLMLGMARDGHLPRVLATVNPRTRTPLAATLVAAVLTAIISVSASLRADGLDLLSSLVTVGALTAFVFLHASVVGYFGVRRQGSGRGVADFAVPVVGAAIIIAVLVEASRLALAVAGVWLVIGLLVHLAGSLRGRRRAPGSVG; encoded by the coding sequence ATGCCATCCAATGTGCCGTCCTCGTCCACCGCCGCAGACGCCGGGGCGAGGGCCGAGGCGGCCGGGACGACCCTTGAGCGGAGCCTGTCGCTCCGCGATCTGATCGTCTACGGCCTGCTGTTCATCGGGCCGACCGCGCCGATGGGCGTCTACGGCGTGCTGGACGCCAAGAGCGGCGGGGTAAGCCCGCTGGTCTTCGTCGTCGCGACCGTAGCCATGGGGTTCACTGCCTGGTCCTACGCCCGGATGTCGGCGAGCGTGCCGCGCGCGGGCTCGGTCTTCGCCTACGCGACCGCGGGACTCGGCCGCACCCCCGGCTTCATAGCCGGCTGGATGGTCGGCCTGGACTACCTCTTCATCCCCAGCCTGGCCGCCCTCTTCACCGGGGTGGCCACCCACGCCCTGCTGCCCGGCCTGCCCATGTGGCTGGCGTCCGGCGGCGCGGTCGTCGTCATCACCGTGCTCAATCTGGCCGGGGTGCGGATCGCCGCGCGGGTCGGCATGCTGATGCTCGCCGTGGAGATCGTGATCCTGGCGATGTTCACCGTGGCCGCGATCGTCGTCCTGGTGCACGACGGGCCAGCGCGGCCCTGGCTCTCGCCGTTCACCGGCGTCAACGGCTTCTCCGTGACGGCCGTGGTCGGCGCGGTCTCGGTGGCGGTGCTCTCCTTCCTGGGCTTCGACGCGATCGCCGGCTTCGCCGAGGAGAACACCGGGTCCAGCCGGCAGGTGGGGCGGGCGCTGATCTTCTGCCTGGTGCTGGCCGGCGTGCTGTTCGTGGTGCAGACCTACCTCGGCAGCCTGCTCACCACCGCAACCCCGGCGCAGCTGGCCGCCCACCCGGCGGACCAGGGCTCCGCCTTCTACACCATGCTCCAGCACGCCATCTCCGGCTGGTTCGGCACCACCGTGACCACCGTCCGGGCGATCGGGCCGATCTTCTCCGCGCTGGTGGGGCAGGCCGCGGTGAGCCGGCTGATGCTCGGTATGGCCCGCGACGGCCACCTGCCGCGGGTGCTGGCCACGGTGAACCCGCGTACCCGGACGCCGCTGGCGGCGACGCTGGTCGCGGCGGTCCTCACCGCGATCATCTCGGTCTCCGCCTCCCTCCGCGCGGACGGGCTCGACCTTCTCTCCTCCCTGGTCACCGTGGGCGCGCTGACCGCCTTCGTGTTCCTCCACGCCTCCGTGGTCGGCTACTTCGGGGTGCGCCGGCAGGGCTCGGGGCGCGGGGTGGCGGACTTCGCCGTGCCGGTGGTCGGGGCGGCCATCATCATCGCGGTGCTGGTCGAGGCCAGCCGGCTGGCGCTGGCCGTCGCGGGGGTCTGGCTGGTGATCGGCCTGCTGGTCCACCTGGCAGGCTCGCTCCGCGGCCGCCGCCGCGCGCCGGGATCGGTTGGCTGA
- a CDS encoding DUF4328 domain-containing protein, translating to MLPTPTEWSIPRWISVLVRSLLGCQVLISLLGVAYYLVGLDSWRQEGSGGDPSADASVLHDLHLVLGEPAVTLYTLTGIAFIVWLRKARSAAEFISPDATLDTPAWTVACWVIPIGTYFLPYQVVRKIWLASEPRGQQPAAGPVRSPLVLTWWLLFVVARLSGGLVVEIPAQFSVGGHEVMDGVLAGCDLVRAAAAVLAMVLVHRLGTLQQARAAQLFSRLPGQPAPAPQL from the coding sequence GTGCTGCCGACCCCGACCGAGTGGTCGATACCCCGCTGGATCAGCGTCCTGGTGCGGTCTCTGCTGGGCTGTCAGGTGTTGATCAGCCTGCTCGGCGTCGCCTACTACCTGGTGGGGCTGGACTCGTGGCGGCAGGAGGGGAGCGGCGGCGACCCCTCCGCGGATGCCTCCGTGCTGCACGACCTCCACCTTGTGCTGGGCGAGCCGGCGGTCACCCTGTACACCCTGACCGGGATCGCGTTCATCGTCTGGCTGCGCAAGGCGCGCAGTGCCGCGGAGTTCATCAGCCCGGACGCCACCCTGGACACCCCCGCCTGGACCGTGGCCTGCTGGGTCATTCCGATCGGCACCTACTTCCTGCCCTACCAGGTGGTGCGGAAGATCTGGCTGGCCTCCGAGCCGAGAGGTCAGCAGCCGGCGGCCGGCCCCGTCCGCTCGCCTCTCGTCCTGACCTGGTGGCTGCTGTTCGTGGTCGCCCGGCTGAGCGGGGGGCTGGTGGTGGAGATCCCCGCCCAGTTCTCGGTCGGCGGCCATGAGGTGATGGACGGGGTGCTCGCGGGCTGCGATCTCGTCCGCGCCGCCGCGGCGGTGCTGGCGATGGTGCTGGTCCACCGGCTCGGAACGCTGCAACAGGCCCGCGCGGCCCAGCTGTTCAGCCGACTGCCGGGCCAGCCGGCTCCGGCGCCCCAGCTCTGA
- a CDS encoding TetR/AcrR family transcriptional regulator yields MTGSTDKEQATRRSDATRATILAAARERFAADGYEKATIRAIARDAEIDPSMVMRYYGNKAGLFAAAVSIDPGLPGLPVEPREDLGRTLVRHFLTLWEENGELTALMRVGATDPAAADRMQSVLRDQLIPLARRVGPDPEQAPGRAALCASTVLGLALTRYVLRFPASVALDREEIVDWLGPTIQRYLTAATP; encoded by the coding sequence ATGACCGGCAGCACGGACAAAGAGCAGGCCACACGGCGTTCCGACGCCACCCGCGCCACGATCCTCGCGGCGGCCCGCGAGCGCTTCGCCGCGGACGGCTACGAGAAGGCGACCATCCGCGCCATCGCCCGCGACGCCGAGATCGACCCGTCGATGGTGATGCGCTACTACGGCAACAAGGCGGGCCTGTTCGCCGCGGCCGTCTCGATCGACCCCGGACTGCCCGGACTGCCCGTCGAACCGCGCGAGGACCTCGGCCGCACGCTGGTGCGCCACTTCCTCACCCTGTGGGAGGAGAACGGGGAGCTCACCGCACTCATGCGGGTCGGCGCCACCGACCCGGCCGCCGCCGACCGCATGCAGAGCGTGCTGCGCGATCAGTTGATCCCGCTGGCCCGGCGGGTGGGCCCCGACCCGGAGCAGGCGCCGGGGCGGGCGGCGCTGTGCGCCTCGACCGTGCTGGGGCTCGCGCTCACCCGCTACGTGCTGCGGTTCCCCGCGAGCGTCGCGCTCGACCGCGAGGAGATCGTGGACTGGCTCGGGCCCACGATCCAGCGGTACCTCACCGCGGCCACGCCCTGA
- a CDS encoding antibiotic biosynthesis monooxygenase family protein gives MAKLQSLDPNTPMFAQFKEKAGPIVLANTFFVPEGRTEEFMALFRRQAAFMKAQPGFVSLRMHQGVGDSRLLMNIAVWESTEALATAFARPEFQRMVAESPDDIVSYPHIFQQIDA, from the coding sequence ATGGCCAAGCTGCAGAGCCTGGACCCGAACACGCCGATGTTCGCGCAGTTCAAGGAGAAGGCCGGGCCCATCGTCCTGGCCAACACCTTCTTCGTCCCGGAGGGGAGGACCGAGGAGTTCATGGCCCTCTTCCGCCGGCAGGCGGCGTTCATGAAGGCGCAGCCGGGGTTCGTCTCCCTGCGGATGCACCAGGGCGTGGGGGACAGCCGGCTGCTGATGAACATCGCGGTCTGGGAGTCGACCGAGGCGCTCGCCACGGCCTTCGCCCGCCCGGAGTTCCAGCGGATGGTGGCCGAGTCCCCCGACGACATCGTGTCCTACCCGCACATCTTCCAGCAGATCGACGCATGA
- the glnA gene encoding type I glutamate--ammonia ligase — protein MFNNADEVARYISDNDVKFVDVRFCDLPGVMQHFTVPAESFDPAETLMFDGSSIRGFQAIHESDMALVPDLSTARLDPFRSDATLNINFFIHDPITGEQYSRDPRNVAKKAEAYLASSGIADTAYFGPEAEFYVFDKARFETSANRSFYEIDSEAGAWNTGNEQDNRGYKVRYKGGYFPVPPVDHFADLRAEITLELIKSGLTVERQHHEVGTAGQAEINYKFNTLLHAADDLMLFKYIVKNVAWRAGKTATFMPKPIFGDNGSGMHVHQSLWLGGDPLFYDEQGYAGLSDTARYYIGGILKHAPALLAFTNPTVNSYHRLVPGFEAPVNLVYSQRNRSAAIRIPITGANAKAKRIEFRAPDSSGNPYLAFSSLLLAGLDGIKNKIEPAEPVDKDLYELAPEEHANVPQVPTSLPSVLEALEADHEFLLQGGVFTPDLIETWIDYKRTNEIAPIALRPHPHEFELYFDI, from the coding sequence ATGTTCAACAACGCCGACGAGGTGGCGCGGTACATCTCGGACAACGACGTGAAGTTCGTCGACGTCAGGTTCTGCGACCTGCCCGGCGTGATGCAGCACTTCACGGTTCCGGCCGAGTCCTTCGACCCCGCCGAGACGCTGATGTTCGACGGCTCGTCGATCCGCGGCTTCCAGGCGATCCACGAGTCGGACATGGCCCTGGTCCCGGACCTGTCGACGGCCCGCCTCGACCCCTTCCGCTCGGACGCCACGCTCAACATCAACTTCTTCATCCACGACCCGATCACCGGCGAGCAGTACAGCCGCGACCCGCGGAACGTGGCCAAGAAGGCCGAGGCCTACCTGGCCTCCTCCGGCATCGCCGACACCGCGTACTTCGGCCCCGAGGCCGAGTTCTACGTGTTCGACAAGGCGCGCTTCGAGACCAGCGCCAACCGGTCGTTCTACGAGATCGACTCCGAGGCCGGCGCCTGGAACACCGGCAACGAGCAGGACAACCGCGGCTACAAGGTCCGCTACAAGGGCGGCTACTTCCCGGTCCCGCCGGTCGACCACTTCGCCGACCTGCGCGCCGAGATCACCCTTGAGCTGATCAAGTCCGGCCTCACCGTCGAGCGCCAGCACCACGAGGTGGGCACCGCCGGCCAGGCCGAGATCAACTACAAGTTCAACACCCTGCTGCACGCCGCCGACGACCTGATGCTCTTCAAGTACATCGTGAAGAACGTCGCCTGGCGGGCCGGCAAGACCGCGACCTTCATGCCGAAGCCGATCTTCGGCGACAACGGCTCGGGGATGCACGTCCACCAGTCGCTGTGGCTGGGCGGCGACCCGCTCTTCTACGACGAGCAGGGCTACGCCGGCCTCTCGGACACCGCCCGCTACTACATCGGCGGCATCCTCAAGCACGCCCCCGCGCTGCTCGCCTTCACCAACCCGACGGTGAACTCGTACCACCGCCTGGTGCCGGGCTTCGAGGCGCCGGTCAACCTGGTGTACTCGCAGCGCAACCGCTCCGCCGCGATCCGCATCCCGATCACCGGGGCCAACGCCAAGGCCAAGCGCATCGAGTTCCGCGCGCCGGACTCCTCGGGCAACCCGTACCTGGCCTTCTCCTCGCTCCTCCTCGCGGGCCTGGACGGCATCAAGAACAAGATCGAGCCGGCCGAGCCGGTCGACAAGGACCTCTACGAGCTGGCCCCCGAGGAGCACGCCAACGTGCCCCAGGTCCCCACCAGCCTCCCGTCGGTCCTGGAGGCCCTCGAGGCCGACCACGAGTTCCTCCTCCAGGGCGGCGTCTTCACCCCCGACCTGATCGAGACCTGGATCGACTACAAGCGCACCAACGAGATCGCCCCGATCGCCCTGCGCCCCCACCCGCACGAGTTCGAGCTGTACTTCGACATCTAA
- a CDS encoding RDD family protein: MDDSRKALGGWINGPGYTGNDAADAEFGYRGKRLGLPEEGSGSLAGTGRRVVALLIDWWLCALISYGLVARGDLQVANLWAMLIFFVMSLLMLGTVGCTPGKRLLGLRVVRVQGGRATPAQVALRTFLLMLAIPALVWDRDGRGLHDKAVGTAEVRF, translated from the coding sequence GTGGACGACAGCAGGAAAGCCCTCGGCGGCTGGATCAACGGCCCGGGCTACACCGGGAACGACGCGGCCGACGCCGAGTTCGGATACCGCGGCAAGCGGCTGGGCCTCCCCGAGGAGGGCAGCGGCTCCCTCGCCGGCACCGGCCGGCGGGTGGTCGCGCTGCTCATCGACTGGTGGCTGTGCGCGCTCATCTCCTACGGGCTGGTCGCCCGCGGCGACCTCCAGGTGGCCAACCTCTGGGCGATGCTCATCTTCTTCGTGATGAGCCTGCTGATGCTCGGCACGGTGGGCTGCACGCCGGGGAAGCGGCTGCTGGGGCTGCGGGTCGTGCGCGTCCAGGGGGGCAGGGCGACGCCGGCGCAGGTCGCTCTCCGGACCTTCCTGCTGATGCTGGCCATCCCCGCGCTGGTCTGGGACCGGGACGGGCGGGGCCTCCACGACAAGGCGGTCGGCACGGCCGAGGTCCGCTTCTAG